One Parageobacillus sp. KH3-4 genomic region harbors:
- a CDS encoding glutathionylspermidine synthase family protein → MYSIEQHRQRRARFYGAIPDFWADLYGAEYALLDYHMLTEEEAEQIRTATSRIGHLYRKTAKLLRQLPDETLRLLGFHREALPFLRIPVLPAETVIARADLVHVGGTFKLIELNADTPTFIRETFDINERAASFFHLRSPNKGEVRYVSEAVQHAILQSYRLLHRDGEPYVVFTSHEDHMEDRETVRYLQRISGMEAAYVPLHELYVVAEDVQLRGGGVLRRGLYDGEGRRIDVLYRQTYPLEHLVEDRSPDGTKVGIQLLELWKEREVALINQPSAFLLQSKAVQALIWGLYEEGNPFFTDEERQWISEHFLPTYLDEEYFLDQQLMYVQKPAFGREGDTVVIKNGKGEPIVADIQQTYKDETPVYQQYVPLPETVVKTINGCETVRLLHTCFLINGKAMGISLRAGGMITNNLSYYLPVMMKG, encoded by the coding sequence ATGTATTCCATTGAACAACACCGCCAGCGTCGCGCCCGGTTTTACGGGGCAATACCCGATTTTTGGGCTGACTTATACGGTGCAGAATATGCGTTGTTAGACTACCATATGTTAACAGAGGAGGAAGCGGAGCAAATACGAACGGCAACAAGCCGCATCGGTCATCTGTATCGAAAAACTGCGAAGCTGTTGCGCCAATTACCTGACGAAACTCTTCGGCTGTTGGGATTTCATCGAGAAGCGCTTCCGTTTTTGCGCATTCCCGTGCTTCCAGCAGAAACCGTGATCGCTCGGGCTGATCTTGTGCACGTTGGCGGAACGTTTAAGCTGATCGAATTGAACGCGGATACACCGACGTTTATTCGCGAAACATTTGATATCAATGAACGGGCCGCTTCCTTTTTTCATTTACGTTCGCCAAACAAAGGAGAAGTGCGCTATGTCTCTGAAGCGGTTCAGCATGCCATTTTGCAGTCATACCGTTTATTGCATCGCGATGGAGAGCCGTATGTCGTGTTTACTTCCCATGAAGATCATATGGAAGACCGTGAGACGGTTCGGTATTTGCAGCGAATCAGCGGAATGGAGGCTGCTTATGTGCCGCTTCATGAGCTCTACGTTGTTGCTGAGGATGTTCAGCTGCGTGGCGGCGGTGTGCTGCGGCGCGGATTATATGATGGGGAAGGAAGGCGGATCGATGTGCTATATCGGCAAACGTATCCGCTTGAACATTTAGTCGAAGATCGCTCTCCAGACGGAACGAAAGTGGGAATACAGCTGCTGGAACTGTGGAAGGAGCGGGAAGTCGCCCTTATCAATCAGCCATCCGCGTTTTTGCTGCAGTCGAAAGCGGTACAGGCGCTTATTTGGGGACTTTATGAAGAAGGGAATCCGTTTTTCACGGATGAGGAGCGTCAATGGATTTCCGAACATTTTCTTCCGACTTATTTAGACGAAGAGTACTTTCTTGATCAGCAATTAATGTATGTGCAAAAGCCAGCATTCGGGCGCGAAGGCGACACGGTCGTCATCAAAAACGGAAAAGGCGAACCGATCGTCGCCGATATCCAGCAAACATATAAGGACGAAACACCTGTGTACCAGCAATACGTGCCGCTTCCCGAAACAGTGGTCAAAACCATCAACGGCTGTGAAACGGTGAGGTTATTGCATACGTGTTTTTTAATTAACGGCAAAGCGATGGGAATCAGCCTGCGCGCGGGGGGAATGATTACAAACAACTTGTCTTATTATTTACCTGTGATGATGAAAGGATGA
- a CDS encoding DUF350 domain-containing protein codes for MTYVMNFLLYTVLGLVLMGVGIGLFSLTTKFSERELIRQGNMAVALKLWGKALGLAIVIYAAWSNSVSLPDALLWGVIGIITQILVYFALEYIFTPKTNLAKKVEEGNLAVGFSLFAISIIVGLIVAGSMSY; via the coding sequence ATGACGTATGTGATGAATTTTCTGCTTTACACCGTGTTAGGACTTGTGCTGATGGGAGTCGGAATCGGCCTATTCAGCTTAACGACGAAATTTTCCGAGCGAGAATTAATCCGCCAAGGCAATATGGCCGTAGCATTGAAATTGTGGGGAAAAGCGTTAGGATTGGCGATTGTTATTTATGCCGCCTGGAGCAACAGCGTCAGTTTGCCTGATGCTCTTCTATGGGGCGTCATTGGCATTATCACGCAAATTCTCGTGTATTTTGCGCTCGAGTACATCTTCACGCCAAAAACAAACTTGGCCAAAAAAGTCGAGGAAGGCAATCTCGCGGTCGGGTTTAGCTTATTTGCCATTTCTATTATTGTCGGCTTGATTGTCGCAGGAAGCATGTCATATTAA